The nucleotide sequence CCGAGCAAGATGAGCTTGATGGGCTTGCGAGCCTCATCAGGGCGGTTGTCGAAGACGGTCTTCGGCTTCAATACCTTCATTTGTGCCGTcatggtgtgtgcgtgtgcagttTGCATATCTccccctctgtgtgtgtgtgtgcgtgtgtgtgtgtgtgcgtgtgtgtgtgcatgtgcctgTGTTTCGCTTTACAAGCAACAGCACACAAAAGCACGCGCGAGGATGAAAATGCGGTGCGTCACCGctcctcgccaccaccgcctctttctttctgtgAGTCTACGggacgtgtgcgcgcaggGTAGGGCCACTTCTGTGTTGAGTGGGTGTATGCGTGGGCGTTGAGCTCCTCCAGTAGAAGCAGACCAAAACCTTCATGACGTGAGACGCCACAGTGCAGACAGGCAAAAAGACGGCATCACGGGAGGTGAGCACGGCGCGATCCAGAGAAGCGTTagcggagagaagggaagcagAATGGTGCGTTGTGAGACAACTCTCTTCAGACGGCAGACGCATGAGGCGTATATAAAAATAcaagatatatatatatatatatggcgCCGTGGTATGGGCAGAGCGTACGACGACATGAAAACGTCTCGGGACATCGGCTGCCCCCCTGACCTCTACAACTCGTACAACGGTCAAGCGCTGCGCtgtccctcctcctttcggCATACCAAACGTAAAGACGAGGCGGCGAAAGCATCGGTTGCCTTACCGTCTTTAACCCTTCGTAGGAGGTCACTATCGGTCCCTGACATCACACGCCATCGAATCCTCTTGCTCGCCTTGTCCAGTGTTTCGCTCCAGTCGGtgatggaggagaaggaggaaaGGAATGGGGTgtgaaagagagacacacacacgccgcgaacaacgacaaaaaaaagaaaacgatgTGGCGCAGGGCAGCCGCCACATAATACGagccgcacgcacagagagagcaagGAACTCGATAAGCACCGTTCATGTGGTGTATGCCCATGGGTCACACGCCGGACCAATCAACCACCATGGCAGCATCACTGGCAAAACGTTGAGGCAAGAGTGgtcgaaaagaaaagggggtgCAGAAATGGAGACGGCGCACGCAAACCTTCCAGCACAACATCGGCTGACGATGTGCTGCTCGACAAGGGGAGTGGAAGCTCAGTCACTACAGTCGGCAAAACACATCCCGGCGCCGTCACTCGCACTCCTTGCCGTCCTCCTCGATTACAGCCCTTTCATCTCAAACTtcatcggcggcgccatcTTGGGCATCGGCGCATTCCGTTCATTTACCTGCTTGCGCAGTGTGTCgacgctgcgcttcttctccctgTCCTCCATCCCCTCATCCTCGATGCGCTTCTCTCGCCCTAGCAGGTCCTTctccaccactgccgcctccgtcgtAATCATCATGCCCGCCACGGAGCATGCGTTGACGACGGCGGACTTCACTACTTTCATGGGATCGATAATGCCAGCCTCGAACATATTCACATACTCGCCGGTCTGCGCGTTGTAGCCGAAGCTCGGGTCCTTGCGCGCGAGTACCTTCCCCGCCACCACGCTGCCCTCGACGCCTGCGTTGTTCGCGATGTAGCGCGCGGGCAGACCGATTGCCTTCTTCACAATGTTGACGCCAGTGCGGATGTCAGGTGGAAGTCGTCGGTCCTTAGAGATGCTCTCGAGACGCAGAGAGGCCATGAGCAACCCGGTGCCACCACCTGCGAGGATGCCCTCTGACACAGCCGCGCGCGTGGCGTTGAGCGCGTCGATGATGCGGTCCTTCTTCTCATTGATCTCGACCTCCGATGCGCCACCGACCTTGATCACCGCAACCCCACCCGAGAGCTTCGCGAGACGCTCGACCAGACGCTCGCGATTGTACTCGTGGTCCTCGGCGGAGATCATGTCTTTGATCATCTGCACTCGCTCCTCCaccgcgatggcgctgccgccgccctccatCAAGATGCACTCGTCACGGGAGACGGTCACCTTTCGACAAGTGCCGAGGAACCGCTCGGAGAAATCGTTCTGATCCAGTGAAAGACCTAGGTCTTCTGAAATCATCTGCGACCCCGTGAAGACGGCGATATCCTGCAGCTGGTTGATGCGCATGTCGCCAAAGCCCGGGGCCTtgacggcgcagccgctgatGCGCCCCTGAATCTTGTTGTACAGAAACGTGTGCatggcctccccctccacgtCCTCCGCAATCACCAGAAGCGGACGCTTCTGCTGAATGGCGTAGTTCAGCGCGGGCAAGATGTGCGCCACGCTCGTGAGTTTGCGGTTCGCCACGTAGACGAGGGCGTTCTCGAGCTCGCACCTTTGCGCCTTCGTGTTCGTCACAAAGTACGGCGACGTGTACCCACGCTCGAAGGACATCCCCTCCACCAGCTCGAGCTCCGTATTAAGCGAGCGACCCTCCTGCGTTGTGATTACGCCATCCTTGCCGACCTGCTGCATCGCGTCACCGATCAGGCTGCCGATCTCTTGGTCCATGTTCGCCGAGATCATCGCTACCTGGGTGATCTCAGATTTGGAGGTGACTGGGCGAGACTGCTCGGCCAGGGATATCAGCACCTCCCGGCATGCGAGGTCGATGCCCCGCTTCAGGTCCATCGGGTTCGTGCCACTTGCAACGCTGCGGAAGCCCTCCTTGAAGATCGCCCCGGAGAGGACGgtagcggtggtggtgccgtcACCGGCGTTGTCGTTGGTCAGCCCTGCCACCTGACGAACCAAGTTCGCCCCAAGGTTCTCGAAGCTGTCCTCGAACTCGATGCTCTTGGCAACCGTGACTCCATCCTTGGTGATCTTCGGGCTTGCGTACGGCATCTCGAGAATCACGTTGCGGCCCTTGGGGCCCAGCGTGACGCCGACGGCCTTGACAAGGTTCTcgacgccggcaagcagGGCGTTGCGGGCCTCCATGCCATAGCGGATGTCCTTCGGCGTTGAGCCGTACTTGACACAGCGAAGCACCGTACGGGAGAGCATCTTGCAAGAGTATAGAAGGTGCTGATGGGGGTGTTCCAGTTTGAACTTTTTTTGCTTGATTGCCGCAATCGGCGCCACAGCGAAGGGCTGCTCTTCGCCAGGCGGTCCCACACGAGTTCGACGGCGCAGTTGCGCTGCGTCACGCGTGGCAAGCGACTCGAAGAGACTTCCTCACGCAGACACGATTCCAAGCCGTCAGTCGACAAAGTAGCTGGGAGGATGGACGGCGTGCCTGGTAACTCCGCAGAATACACGAGTCCCTCGGTGAGAATGGTCCCTTCGTGGTCGTACTGTGGGACAAGTAGGCGGAGGAGAATACGAAATCGTACAAGGAAGTGGTAGGTGACGAGATGATAGCGGCAACAAACAGAGCTCTTCGCGGTGACGCTGAGGTCCTTGACCCCCGCGTCTGGGCGCCATCGAGGGACTCTGCGAGAgcagcgaaagaaaaaagaaaaagaagccgAGCCGAAAACGGACGACGGAAACAGGCATGTGTATCGATGCCAGGAGAGGCTACTGCCAAGGTCTACAAGGTCTCCGCGAGCGTAGGCCGATTAGTTCGCAGACGTGTACGCGAGCGAACTCATCACAAATCAGCGCTTGCCTTGCCTTTGCATTTTTCTTGCATCGAGCTTGATTGGGCCGTGGCCATCTACTCTAAGTACAACCGCGCACCCCGCGCAGTTTTGAGAAAAgtctgcgtgtgctgtgCCGCATCCCCTCACCCCTGCCTAGGAGTACGTCTCCGCCATGATCGTGTCGCTCCCTGCTTTATTCGCAGTAAAAGTACCGCCGAGCGGCCGCCACGAGCTCGCGATTGGGGCCCATGGGAAATTTCAGGCTCCCGTGCgggggcgggagagagatgccCCATTCTTCGCCATCACGGCGGGACAGCTTCACTTCCACCTCCCCGCGCAGCGTCAGTGTCTCCAGCAGCggacgcgccgccgtggttgccaccgccgcggacgAATAAGCACTCACAACGCCATGAGCGCCGTTCCCGCCGTCTCCATGCTCATTGGGCCGCAAACCTGAGACGGGGGCGCCAGAGCCTTGAACGACGGTGAGAGCCCCGCTATCGCTGACAACGCTAGGGGGCGGCTTGGCCCACACGGGTCCTGGGCTAATGGACAGCGATGCCCCCGGACCCATGCTCTCGTGCAGGGATGCGGAGTGGATGTGATGCGATTCTGACTGCAGCTGAGACCATTCTATCGGGCTCCGGCGGCGCAAGCTTATCGAGATGCACGCCAACCCAgcgttcgccgccgccgtcacagACCACGCCGTGTACTCTCGCAGCTCGTTCGAGTTCATTGGCGAGCCGCTGCCCCTGCCCCCGCTAGTTTCGGCGGCCAAGTCCGTCCCTGCAAAGCGTGCGCCACCTGCGGGCATCGGCGGGCCACAGAAGTCGTCGCCGGCGAGAATGTCATCGTACACGGTGCTTATCGAGCGCGGCAGTGCCGGGCCGTCTCGCAGCACCGGGAAGTCCGAAAgaaagccgccgccggtcAGCACAAAGCCATCCATCACATCCACTGGCGCAGCAAGCGTCACGGCCTCCctcagctgcggcagccgcccctCTGCGCCAGCACACCGCAAAGCGGCACCGGACTTGTCGTCGAGGTGCTCCTCGAGAAGCAGCCCATAGATCTGGGAGCGTCGCTGCAGAGCACAGAGCTCATCGTTGTCGATGCCGTCGAGCACGCtggagagagacacacgaaGTTCGTAGAGGTTGGCCGGGTCCACCAGCGTAACGACCCGCACAGTGAGGCACGGTGGTGGCTGATGCGGCCACGACTCGTGCActggcagctgccgcaccacccAGGCGTGCTGCTCGGGATCGAagaaggaggcgaggaggcccGTCTTTCCCTCACCAAAGAGTCGCACCGAAGCGGCGAGCGGCTTGCAGAAAGACGGAATCGGCAGGACAATCTCAGCTGCCTGGCTCCGCTGCGTTACGAAGTGGTAGTAATCGCCACTATAACTCTCCGACATCGCCACCGTTGATTTTGCTTCTtgagaggagcaggaggggACGAGAGCCAGCGTGCGTGCTTGGGAGAGACGAACACGTGATGAAGCTGTTGGGTCACGATATTCGGTTTTTCACGCAAGGAGAGTCAcgttttttgtttgtgctCGATGAGGGCAACGAGGGATTGAGCACAGACACCCACACGTATATGTGTGCATGCTGGTGTACGTCGCTGCCTTTCCCGAAGCAGTTGTGTAGTGGAGAGCCCAGGAGGTCCACCGTGCAACACGAGTCTGTGCAACGCTGGGAATATATACACCCTCACTCACTCAGGAGTAGAAAATAGATGCAGGAAAGATCGATGCGGTGATGACGAAGGGGATATAAAAAAGAATGTGAGTAAAGCAGGTGAGGATTAGAAGATGATGCGCGACACCTATGTGCATAAGGCGCGCTATCGAGATATTGTCTGCACATAACCTATACAGCAGATGCAGCAGGGGGATACCCATCTTATACCGTGCCGAGTAACTCCGACAACGTGCAAACCGAAGTGATGCACGGCTGAGCCGCGCGCAGTGGTGAGAGCGTGGACAAGGAGCGAGGACGAACGACATGATATCTGCACCCTGCACAAAACGCACCCATTGCCTCGTGCTTCATTCTCGTTCTTCACCTTTCAGTATGCATTTAGTGAGTCGCACGAGCCCGGGCGATACGGTGGGGGGCAAGTATTGTAAAACGAAGGGAACATCGGCACCACAGCCcaaaagaa is from Leishmania infantum JPCM5 genome chromosome 32 and encodes:
- a CDS encoding putative chaperonin HSP60, mitochondrial precursor gives rise to the protein MLSRTVLRCVKYGSTPKDIRYGMEARNALLAGVENLVKAVGVTLGPKGRNVILEMPYASPKITKDGVTVAKSIEFEDSFENLGANLVRQVAGLTNDNAGDGTTTATVLSGAIFKEGFRSVASGTNPMDLKRGIDLACREVLISLAEQSRPVTSKSEITQVAMISANMDQEIGSLIGDAMQQVGKDGVITTQEGRSLNTELELVEGMSFERGYTSPYFVTNTKAQRCELENALVYVANRKLTSVAHILPALNYAIQQKRPLLVIAEDVEGEAMHTFLYNKIQGRISGCAVKAPGFGDMRINQLQDIAVFTGSQMISEDLGLSLDQNDFSERFLGTCRKVTVSRDECILMEGGGSAIAVEERVQMIKDMISAEDHEYNRERLVERLAKLSGGVAVIKVGGASEVEINEKKDRIIDALNATRAAVSEGILAGGGTGLLMASLRLESISKDRRLPPDIRTGVNIVKKAIGLPARYIANNAGVEGSVVAGKVLARKDPSFGYNAQTGEYVNMFEAGIIDPMKVVKSAVVNACSVAGMMITTEAAVVEKDLLGREKRIEDEGMEDREKKRSVDTLRKQVNERNAPMPKMAPPMKFEMKGL